Proteins from one Oncorhynchus clarkii lewisi isolate Uvic-CL-2024 unplaced genomic scaffold, UVic_Ocla_1.0 unplaced_contig_4810_pilon_pilon, whole genome shotgun sequence genomic window:
- the LOC139403928 gene encoding hatching enzyme 1.2-like — MEQSPSLTLLLLLLLGLSQANPLMEDGSGPEILTDDPEAVDITERILTTNNGSSQFLLEGDMVAPTTRNAMICYSAGCFWKKGSNGLVEVPYTVSSSFSSSDKQGIENALRAFPSKTCIRFVPRQNQVDFISYEPRDGCWSSLGRVGGQQTVSLQMNGCVYFGIIQHETLHALGFQHEQTRSDRDQYVTINWSNIDSNNAYNFDRSNTNNLNTPYDYSSVMHYGKTAFSVNGMDTITPIPNPNVPIGQRQGLSTTDILRINRLYGC, encoded by the exons ATGGAGCAAAGCCCCTCTCTCaccttgctgctgctgctgctgctgggcctCTCTCAGGCCAACCCTCTCATGGAGGATGGAAGTGGACCAGAGATCCTAACAGACGACCCTGAGGCTGTAGACATCACTGAGAGAATTCTGACCACTAATAACGGCTCCAGTCAGTTCCTGTTGGAGGGGGACATGGTGGCACCAACAACCAGAAACGCCATGATTTGCTATAG TGCAGGGTGCTTCTGGAAAAAAGGCTCCAACGGACTGGTTGAAGTGCCCTACACAGTGAGCAGTAGCTTCAGTTCCTCTGACAAGCAGGGCATTGAAAACGCCCTCCGGGCCTTCCCTTCCAAGACCTGCATTCGCTTCGTGCCTCGGCAGAATCAGGTTGACTTCATCAGCTACGAGCCCAGAGACGGGTGCTGGTCCTCTCTTGGGAGAGTGGGAGGCCaacagacagtctctctccaAATGAACGGGTGTGTTTACTTCGGCATCATTCAGCACGAGACTCTCCACGCTCTGGGCTTCCAGCACGAACAAACCAGGAGCGACCGTGACCAGTACGTCACGATCAACTGGAGTAACATCGACTCTAACAATGCCTACAACTTTGATAGATCAAACACCAACAACCTGAACACTCCCTATGACTACAGCTCTGTCATGCACTATGGAAAAACAGCCTTCTCTGTCAACGGGATGGACACCATCACCCCCATCCCCAACCCCAACGTGCCCATCGGCCAGAGACAGGGGTTGTCCACCACGGACATCCTGAGGATCAACAGACTCTACGGCTGCTGA